A segment of the Niveibacterium umoris genome:
GGCAACAAGCGCGCTGCGTATGACCGCTACGGGCATGCTGGCGTGGATCCGTCCGCTGCGGGCGGACCCGGCGGCTTCGGCGGCGGCGCAGGCTTCGAGGGCTTTTCCGATGCCTTCGGCGGCATCTTCGACGAGATCTTCGGTGGCGGCCGTGGCGGTGGCGGCGGTGGGCGTTCGAATGTCTATCGTGGCGCCGACCTGCGCTACAACCTTGAAATCTCGCTGGAAGAGGCGGCGCGCGGTGCCGAAAAGACGATCCGCATTCCGCTCATGGAAGAGTGCGAGATCTGCCACGGCTCGGGCGCCAAGCCCGGCACGCAACCCAAGACCTGCCCCACCTGCGGTGGCGCCGGTCAGGTGCGCATGCAGCAAGGCTTCTTCTCGATCCAGCAGACTTGCCCGAAGTGCCATGGCTCCGGCCGGCACATCTCTGACCCCTGCGGCAGCTGCCATGGCGCCGGCCGCGTGAAGAAGCAGAAGACACTGGAAGTGAAGATCCCGGCCGGTATCGACGACGGCATGCGCCTGCGCCATGCCGGCTACGGTGAGCCGGGCGTAAACGGGGGCCCCCCAGGCGACCTTTATGTCGAGATCCACGTCCGCGAGCACCAGGTCTTCCAGCGCGACCACGACGACCTGCATTGCGAGATGCCGATCGGTTTCGCCACCGCGGCGCTGGGCGGCGAGATTGCCATTCCGACGCTGGACGGCGCCGCCAACCTGAAGATCCCGCCAGAGACTCAAAGCGGGAAGGTGTTCCGCCTGCGCGGCAAGGGCATCCGCAACGTGCGTTCGGGCCACCCAGGCGATCTGCTCTGCCATGTCGTGGTCGAAACGCCCGTCAACCTGAACGAACGCCAGCGCGAACTGCTGCGGGAATTCGAAGAGTTGGCTCAGGTCGACGCTGCCAAGCAGACACCACGCGCCAAGGGCTGGATGGACAAGGTTCGTGAGTTCTTCAGTGACTGAATGACTTAGTCTGCAGACCGTACAAAGGGGCTTCTTCGGAAGCCCCTTTTCATTGCCCCAACAAGTCTGCAGCCGGCTGCGCTCTCTGGCATGAGATCCGTGCAATCGCACCGTTCATGACGGAACGATTGCAAAGTACCCATGGAAGATTTAGGGTTAACCCGCTTCGGGTTTTCCTGTAGCACATAACAATGCATGGCGCGAACGACAAGCGACCAGCAGATCACACACAAAAAGGAGATAACGGTGAGCGCTCACTTCCATTGGCGACCTTCGCGGGTCGCCACGCGGCTTCATCTGTTGCATTTGGCCCCCGCACGACGATAGCGCCGCGCGCCAGGCCATTCGGCCAACACGACACCCCTACTCAGCCCGGCAATCGACGACCCCGAGTGGAATCGCCGATAGCCCTGCCTTGCCTGCGGCCAAGCCGAGGCAACATAACGACTGGACTACGCACTATGAGACATGCCCGAATCACAAGCGGCGTCGCGGCGATTGCCCTGACCCTCGCGGCAGCGGCAGCGCGCGCCACCGACATCGAGGTTCTGCACTGGTGGACCTCCGGCGGCGAAGCCCGCGCCCTTGCCGAGCTGACCAAGAAGCTCGAAGCCTCCGGACATCGCTGGCGTGATTTTTCCGTCGCCGGCGGAGGCGGCGACAACGCGATGCTCTTGCTCAAGACGCGCGTCGTTTCCGGCTATCCCCCGATGGCGGCGCAGATCAAGGGTCCCGAGATCCGTGAATGGGCCGAGGAAGGCCTGCTCGCTGACATTGGCGATGTCGCCAAGGCAGGCAACTGGGACGCCACCCTCCCGACCGTCGTCGCCAACGCCATGAAGTACGAAGGTCGCTACGTCGCCGCGCCGGTGAACGTGCACCGCGTCAACTGGATGTGGATCAACCCTGAAGTACTCAAGAAGTCGGGCGTCGAACCCCCCGCCACCTGGGACGCCCTGATTTCCTCAGCCGACAGCATCCGCAAGGCAGGTTTCGTGCCGATTGCGCACGGCGGCCAGCCCTGGCAGGACTTCACGCTGTTTGAATCGGTGGCGCTTGGCGTCGGCGGTGCGGATTTCTACCGTCGCGCATTTGTCTCGCTCGAAGCTGCAACGATCCAGAGCCCAACCATGATCAAGGCGCTCGACACCTTCAAGGCGCTGCGCAAGCTCATCGACGCTGGCGCCAACAACCGCGAGTGGAGTGCCGCCACCGCCATGGTCATCAATGGCAAAGCCGCCGTGCAGTTTATGGGCGACTGGGCCAAGGGCGAGTTCGCCAAGGCCGGCAAGCAGCCCGGCCGCGATTACCTGTGCCTGCCGGCGCCAGGCACCGACAAGACGTACACCTACAACATCGACAGCTTTGCCTTCTTCCGCCAGCGTCAGGACGATGCGCGCAAGGCCCAGGCTGATCTGGCGAACGCGTTGATGGGCGCCGAGTTCCAGGAAAACTTCAATCTCGCCAAGGGTTCGATCCCGGCCCGCACCAACGCCCGCATGGACCGTTTCGACGACTGCGCCAAGCGCTCGGCAGAAGACTTCCGCGCGACCGCGCAGAGCGGTGGCCTGGTGCCCTCGGTCGCCCACCGCATGGCTGCGCCGGAGGCCGTTCAGGCTGCCATGCAGAGCGCGGTTTCGAGCTTCTTCAACGATCCGGGCATGAGCTCGCGCGACGCCCAAGCGCGCCTGCTGCAAGCCATCGCCCAACGCTGATCCGCACGCGAAAGAACACGAACATGCTCAAGAAGATATCCGTCCGCCTCGTCAAGGCGGCTACAACTCTGGCGCTCGCGGGCGCCGCATCGCTGGCCAGTGCGGACATCACCGTGCTGCAGATCGTCCCGCTCACCGGCCCCTACGGCGGCATCGGCTGGCACATGCAGGTCGGCGCGCAGGTCGCCCTCTCTGATCTGAATGCGCGTGGCGGCATCGGAGGGCAGAAGGTGCGCCTGGTGACCGCCAACCAGGAGCCCGGAGATGTGGGCAAGCAGGCCCGCGCGCTGATCGACAAGCACTCGCCGGTTGCCGTGCTCGGGGTTGTGGGCGAAGACAGCGTCCAGCAAGTCCTCGATAGTCGTGTGCTCGACGACAGCGGTCTGGCCTTGGTGGGGCCGCGCGTCGGTGCATCGAGTCTGGCCAGCGGCTCGAAGATGCTGTTTCTCACACGCCCGAGTTTCACCTTCGAAATCGCACGGGTGCTCAAGCATTACGCGACCAGCGGCATGCGCAATGTCGGTATCGTGTATGAGGACAACGGTTCCGGGCGTGAAGCCTGGGCCGCGGCATCCAGCGAAGCACCGGCGCTCGGCGTAAAGATCAGCGGCGTATCCTATCTGGCAGGTTCGGCGATGGTCGATCAGGCGGTCACCAAGATGCTCGCCGCGCAACCCCAGGCCATTGTCCTCGCCTCACAAACAGCCGGGGCCGCAGCGTTCATCCAGCGCTTTCGTGCTCAGGGCGGAACAGCCCAGCTGACCGCGCTATCCTTGGTCGAGGGTGCCCACCTCGCCCGCGTGATCGGCAAGAAGGCCGCCCACGGGGTATCGGTCATGGAAGCCGCCCCGAACACGCTCAACGAGTCCGTGCCGCTGGTGCGCGACTTCCGGGCCGGCTACCAGAAATTTGGCCCGAACGACGTCGAGCCGAGTCAGGCGATGATGGAATCCTATGTCGCCGCGCGCACGCTGATCGAGGGTCTCAAGCGCGCTAACGGCAGCAAGAGCAAGCTGCCCGCTGCGCTCAGCGCGCTCGATCACTTCGACCTTGGCGGCGTCAGCGTCACATTTGCCGGCGCCAAGCGTGCCGGTCTGGAATTTGCCGAAATGGCGGTGATCGACCGCCAGGGTCGCGTCATCCGGTAAGGCCCCACGCGACTGCACGCGCCCCGCTGGTCGGGCCGCGTGCAGTACGCGTGTGCACAAGTTGCCTGTCGCCTTCCGACAAGTCATTTGCAGGTAACCTCACCACCATACGCTTGCGTATTTTGGCGCGCGCCGATGGTCGGCCGCGTACAAGTGAATCGGGGGCGTGGCGATGGATCGACGTAGTTTTCTGCGGAACAGCGGTTTCTGGACGGCTTCAGTGGCTTTGGGCGGGCTTGCGGCCTGCGGCAGTAACGAAGACAGCCCTGCGACCCCTGCGCCCCAGCCCGCAACCGGCTCGAACTGGCAGTTCCCGCAGAGCGTCGCCTCCGGTGACCCGCGCGCTGACGGCATCCTGCTGTGGACGCGCGTCATACCTGCAAGCGCTGACGCCGTTGCGAGCGCTCCGGGCGCTGGCGATTTCTCGATCCGGCTGATCGTTACTGCGGCCGACAACGCTGCGCTGATCGGCACCACCATCGCACTCACCGGCGCCCTTGCAGTCGATAGCAACATCGCTGTCTATGCACGCTATGACCACACCCTCCGCAACAAGGTGAGCGGACTCAAGGCGAACACCGAATATTTCTACCAGTTCGTCGCCGGCGATATCCGTTCTCGCGTCGGCCGTTTCCGCACTGCGCCAGCAGCCGGTGCCGACGTAGCCGAGCTGCGCTTCGCCTTCATCACTTGTCAGGACTGGACCGTCAATCACTGGGCTGGCTTCGAATCCCTCGCGAACGAGAACATCGACTTCGTCGTTCACCTCGGCGATTACATCTATGAAACGGTAGGCGAAGCCTTCCAGAGTGGCGCCGTCGAAACCCGCCATGATGCGCTCGTACTGCCGGACGGCGCCTTCAAGTCCGGCACCAGCGGCGCGAAGTACGCTACAACGCTGGCCGACTACCGCTATCTCTACAAGAAGTACCGTACCGACCGCCGTCTGCAGGCCCTGCATGAGCGCATGCCCTTCATCGCCACGTGGGACGACCACGAGTTCTCGGACGACTGCTGGCAGGACGCCGAGACCTACGACAACGGCACCTACGATGCCGGCACCGGTACTGGCGACAACACCCACCAGACCGACCGCCGCCGCAGCGCCAACCGCGCGTGGTTCGAGTTCATGCCAGCCGACGTGGCGTACGACGAAACCACTACGTCTTTCTCGAATGTGCGCATCTATCGCGACCTGCCCTTTGGCAAGCTGGCGCACTTCGTGGTTACCGACGAGCGTCTGTACCGCGCCGATCACGTCATCCCCGAAGCAACCCCGGGCACCGGTGGCACCCCGCTCGGATCGGTGGGCGCCCGCTACTTCGTCCCGGCCGACATGATCGCTGCCGCCGAAGCCAGCAAGATGAGCAAGGTGGCCGCCGGTAGCGACTCGCTGGCACCGGTCTCAATGCTCGGCACCACCCAGCGCGATTGGTGGAAAAAGACCATGAGCGCATCGCCCGCCACCTGGAAGCTGTGGTGCAACGAAGTATCCCTGTTGCGCATGGGGCTGGATGGAACGGCCGCGGTGGCGACGCTGCTGTCGCTGTTGTCGGTCGGCACGCTCACCACCAACATCACCACCGCGGCAGGCACGCTCGGCGGTGACGTCGCCCAAGCCTCCGCTCTGGTCGCAGCGACGACCGCCGGCGCGGACAAGACGGTCGCTACGACGGCGGCGGCGGCAATTGCAGCGGCGATCGGCGCATCGGGTGATCCCGTTGCCGCCGCAACGTCCGCCGGTCTCACGACCACTCAGGCCAATCTCGCCGTCACCGCATACCGCGCCTCTGCCGCGGCAAGCGGGGCGAGTGCACAGGCAACCGCTGGCGCACAGGTGATCGCGTTCGGCTACATGAAGCCGGACATCATCGCCAAGGGCGCGGCTTCGAGCTTTGTCGGTGGCCTGGCAGGCGCACTCGCCCCCTACTTCACCCGATTCCTGCTCAACTGCGACCAGTGGGACGGCTACAACGCCGAGCGCAAGCACCTGATGGCGCACCTGAAAACCAACAGCATCCGCAATGTGGTCGGCCTTACCGGCGACCTGCATTCCTTCCATGCCGGCACGGTCAGCGACGACTTTGACGCGACTGGCGCTGGCACGCCGGTGATGGTCGATTTCGTCACCGCCGGAATGAGCTCCGACTCTTGGTTCAAGTACTTCACCGACGCGACCACCGGCTCGTTGCTGTCGACGCTGGTGTTCTCGCCGCTCTCTGTGGCCGTAAGTGGCGTAGGCACGATCGACATCAACTTCAACGTGTTCGACTACACCTTGCAACGCAGTGCGCCGACGCTCGACCAGCTTGCCGAACAGGCACGCTTGCCGATTCGCCGTGCGCTCGGCGCGAAGGGCGTCACCGAGGCCGATCTCGATGCGAAGACCAATGAGGCACTCGCAACGCTCAAGTCCACGCCGGCGTTCTCCGGCAACCTGCTCGGCCTGGCGACGCAGCTCGCCAGCCTCAACAGCAATCCGTGGATCAAGCACATGGTCAGCGACGCGCAGGGGTACTCGCTGGTCACACTCAAGCCCGACGGCATGAGCTGCGTGTTCCGCCAGCTCAATCCGCTGGTCGGCACCACCGCGCCGACAACGGCGGTCGCGTCCAGCACCAGCTTTACCGTGGCGCGCGACGTGGTGGCCGTGACACGAGTCAGCTGAGCATCGGGTGGCCAGCCGCCGGGTGGGTTGCTCCCCCGCCGGCTGCCCCGGCCGGCGGCGGCACTTCCGGCTTGCGCCCGTCAAGCGTGTCCCGGGTTCCTTGACCGGAGGGGCGGCCCATACGCCAGCGAATGTGCTACCTTCCCGCAACTTATCGGTAAAGGTAGCTTCATGACCGACGTCGTCATCCGCGCGACCGGGCTCTTCACGCCGTCGCAAACCATCAGCAACGAAGAACTCGTTGCTGCATTCAATACCTACGTTGCCCGCTACAACGCTGAACACGCGGCCAGGATCGCTGCCGGCGAGATCGCGGCGCTGGTCGAATCCAGCGCTGAGTTCATCGAAAAGGCGTCGGGCATCAAGCAACGGTATGTGCTCGACAAGGCCGGCGTGCTCGACCCGGCGCGCATGTATCCGCGATTTGCACCGCGCCCGGATGACGCGCTGTCGCTTGAAGCCGAAATCGGTGTCGCGGCCGCTCGCGAAGCCTTGGCCCGGGCGGGACGTGATGTGGCGGATGTCGACGCGGTGATCTGCGCCGCCTCGAACATGCAGCGTCCCTACCCTGCGATGGCGGTCGAGATCCAGCACGCGCTGG
Coding sequences within it:
- the dnaJ gene encoding molecular chaperone DnaJ codes for the protein MAKRDYYDVLGVNRDASDEDIKKSYRKLAMKFHPDRNPDDKSAEEKFKEAKEAYEVLSDGNKRAAYDRYGHAGVDPSAAGGPGGFGGGAGFEGFSDAFGGIFDEIFGGGRGGGGGGRSNVYRGADLRYNLEISLEEAARGAEKTIRIPLMEECEICHGSGAKPGTQPKTCPTCGGAGQVRMQQGFFSIQQTCPKCHGSGRHISDPCGSCHGAGRVKKQKTLEVKIPAGIDDGMRLRHAGYGEPGVNGGPPGDLYVEIHVREHQVFQRDHDDLHCEMPIGFATAALGGEIAIPTLDGAANLKIPPETQSGKVFRLRGKGIRNVRSGHPGDLLCHVVVETPVNLNERQRELLREFEELAQVDAAKQTPRAKGWMDKVREFFSD
- a CDS encoding ABC transporter substrate-binding protein; protein product: MRHARITSGVAAIALTLAAAAARATDIEVLHWWTSGGEARALAELTKKLEASGHRWRDFSVAGGGGDNAMLLLKTRVVSGYPPMAAQIKGPEIREWAEEGLLADIGDVAKAGNWDATLPTVVANAMKYEGRYVAAPVNVHRVNWMWINPEVLKKSGVEPPATWDALISSADSIRKAGFVPIAHGGQPWQDFTLFESVALGVGGADFYRRAFVSLEAATIQSPTMIKALDTFKALRKLIDAGANNREWSAATAMVINGKAAVQFMGDWAKGEFAKAGKQPGRDYLCLPAPGTDKTYTYNIDSFAFFRQRQDDARKAQADLANALMGAEFQENFNLAKGSIPARTNARMDRFDDCAKRSAEDFRATAQSGGLVPSVAHRMAAPEAVQAAMQSAVSSFFNDPGMSSRDAQARLLQAIAQR
- a CDS encoding ABC transporter substrate-binding protein yields the protein MLKKISVRLVKAATTLALAGAASLASADITVLQIVPLTGPYGGIGWHMQVGAQVALSDLNARGGIGGQKVRLVTANQEPGDVGKQARALIDKHSPVAVLGVVGEDSVQQVLDSRVLDDSGLALVGPRVGASSLASGSKMLFLTRPSFTFEIARVLKHYATSGMRNVGIVYEDNGSGREAWAAASSEAPALGVKISGVSYLAGSAMVDQAVTKMLAAQPQAIVLASQTAGAAAFIQRFRAQGGTAQLTALSLVEGAHLARVIGKKAAHGVSVMEAAPNTLNESVPLVRDFRAGYQKFGPNDVEPSQAMMESYVAARTLIEGLKRANGSKSKLPAALSALDHFDLGGVSVTFAGAKRAGLEFAEMAVIDRQGRVIR
- a CDS encoding alkaline phosphatase D family protein → MDRRSFLRNSGFWTASVALGGLAACGSNEDSPATPAPQPATGSNWQFPQSVASGDPRADGILLWTRVIPASADAVASAPGAGDFSIRLIVTAADNAALIGTTIALTGALAVDSNIAVYARYDHTLRNKVSGLKANTEYFYQFVAGDIRSRVGRFRTAPAAGADVAELRFAFITCQDWTVNHWAGFESLANENIDFVVHLGDYIYETVGEAFQSGAVETRHDALVLPDGAFKSGTSGAKYATTLADYRYLYKKYRTDRRLQALHERMPFIATWDDHEFSDDCWQDAETYDNGTYDAGTGTGDNTHQTDRRRSANRAWFEFMPADVAYDETTTSFSNVRIYRDLPFGKLAHFVVTDERLYRADHVIPEATPGTGGTPLGSVGARYFVPADMIAAAEASKMSKVAAGSDSLAPVSMLGTTQRDWWKKTMSASPATWKLWCNEVSLLRMGLDGTAAVATLLSLLSVGTLTTNITTAAGTLGGDVAQASALVAATTAGADKTVATTAAAAIAAAIGASGDPVAAATSAGLTTTQANLAVTAYRASAAASGASAQATAGAQVIAFGYMKPDIIAKGAASSFVGGLAGALAPYFTRFLLNCDQWDGYNAERKHLMAHLKTNSIRNVVGLTGDLHSFHAGTVSDDFDATGAGTPVMVDFVTAGMSSDSWFKYFTDATTGSLLSTLVFSPLSVAVSGVGTIDINFNVFDYTLQRSAPTLDQLAEQARLPIRRALGAKGVTEADLDAKTNEALATLKSTPAFSGNLLGLATQLASLNSNPWIKHMVSDAQGYSLVTLKPDGMSCVFRQLNPLVGTTAPTTAVASSTSFTVARDVVAVTRVS